The stretch of DNA GCAACAGGACGGTGAAAGATTTATCGATTTCGTCATCAGGATTAGACAACAAATAAATGAATGTGGAGTTGACAAATATGAACCGGAAATTTGTAAGATTCTTTCGGACATCATGCTAACAGACATTATAGTCGAGGGCTGCGTGTCAGATGAACTGAGGAAACAGATTTTACAGAAGGACCGTTCAGTCGAGGAAATTGAAGAAATAGGAAAGTCGCTAGAAGGAATCCAAAAGCAATTGAaggatttggcatcgagtcgtGAAGAACCAAAACTTTATGAACGTGTATATGGCATTCAGGCCAAGCGACGTTATCAGCCTTCAAAACAGAATAGAGCGAGAGACTTTCAatcgaaatttaaaaatccgGAGATAAAATGCTTCAAATGTGGACTTTTTGGACACTTCTCGACCGATGCCCGATGTTCGGCCAAAGGAAAACTTTGCAATCGTTGTAAGAAGTCGGGACATTTTGAAGCCCGATGCAGAATGCAGCTTGGAGCTCCTCTCTGGAAATAAGAAACGGTAGAAACCAAGAAAATTCGTACAGTTGACAGTCCCTCTGTAAATGATCACGTTGTCCAAGAATCAAACGCAATTGTAACCAATGAACCATCGGCAAGTGCTCATTCGAAAACATACTACGCTTTTTATTCAGGAAATGAATCATGGAAATGAATACGGTGACCTGTATAATCGGTGGCGTTTCTCATCCGATGTTAATAGACTCAGGAGCAGAGGCAAACCTAATAACCGGTGTAGCATGGGAGGAGCTCAAATTGGCGGGAATCGAAGTAATCAGCT from Toxorhynchites rutilus septentrionalis strain SRP chromosome 3, ASM2978413v1, whole genome shotgun sequence encodes:
- the LOC129773671 gene encoding uncharacterized protein LOC129773671; this translates as MGIMSVRNLAVGNSVGEQMESSRAIPPFRCYEIEKTKLHKEWQIWKRSLEYYFEAEDITDQKRKRAKLLHLGGPQLQAVFQSLPNSEKFAVVSLEKAYYSVAIQAFDDFFQPGRQDVLERHILRKMKQQDGERFIDFVIRIRQQINECGVDKYEPEICKILSDIMLTDIIVEGCVSDELRKQILQKDRSVEEIEEIGKSLEGIQKQLKDLASSREEPKLYERVYGIQAKRRYQPSKQNRARDFQSKFKNPEIKCFKCGLFGHFSTDARCSAKGKLCNRCKKSGHFEARCRMQLGAPLWK